The genomic region CGACGTGCCGCTCTTCACTCATGGCTATGAGTACAAGGTGAGATGAGTAAAAATTACTACTTGGTTGCATCAACTCTTTAGCTCTGAACATAGAGACTAAGTGTAGTGTGTTTTCTAGGACGTCGATTTGAAAGGCTTCTCTGGCACCTTCGAGATCCTCATGCGGGATCACGAAACATCAGAAGTCCAGAGTTCAACTGTCAAGACTTGCCCGTTCTCAAACACTGAATTCATTtgtaaggacattttttttttttttttttttttttctcgttttttcCCCACTCTTGAACAGCTGAGTTTTATATTTCGCtgacacaattaaaaaatctttCCTCAGTGTGTTCGACTGACGGGAGGATGACTGTGGTGGCTGACTTGTCTCTGGCCATCCCAAGTGGAGGAAATCCTGCCAGAACAAACCTTGTTGACAAATACTGTGGACCCAAAGAGACCGATAACACCAGGGCACTCTTCTCTTTTCCACTCAACAGCTGTGGAACCACAGTCAAGGTACTGCTGATTTAAATGTACCACAAAACAAGACTAaatccagggttcccacagtcatgaaaatcctggaaaaagTTATGATTTTCCCCAAGTATTGCAGCCTTGATGATTGACATACTTATGTGCCCATCTGGTCCATTGTTATATGCCgaaatgtcttcaaataaagatgaaaagcCCAAGTTTGTTATAGGactaaccattttaaaccagaCGTCTCTGAAATGTggttaaaatattgaaaaatgatgtgttaatgtgtgtaaaTTCCTGTACTTGCCCTCACAATGACTTATCTGTCATAAATGTGtcactttgcatgtttttcccTGCAGCTTGGCAGGGAAAATGTGACATATCAAAATGAGATTTTCTACAGCAAGAAGTACCTCAATATGAACAAGCTAGTTTCTGATGATGCCAGTGAGAGGTATGTATAAAGTTAATACTAAACTGCCAAAATCCTGTAACACTAGAAAATTGTAGCCAGTTGGGGACAAATGCATCATCCTTTTTGTATACAGGGTGATAATCCAGTGCACATATCCTCTGGCTGGCCTCCATCGCCTCTTCTCAGTTTACCGGTTTGAGTCTGACTCTGATGGTTTTGGCAGCATCATCCACACTTCACAGCCCACATCAGGTACAGTAATTCACCTGTTGGAGATGACCAGTTATCACTCGTCATATTGGgattttgagcatttttccctctttctgccCTGCAGGCTTTGATATTTCCATCATCAAGCCCACTGCAGCACTGACAACTACACCTGCAAGACGGCCTGTCTCATTCCTGCCTGCCGTACACCCCCCTGCTCGCTACATCAAAGTTTCTCGGTTTAGAAATCTTCCCAGGAGAATAGGTAAGAACTACTCCTTTTTAAACTCAAAAGGGCTACGGTCTCACGTGCTTGTTTTGATCTCTTCACAGGAGCAAAAGGACCCTCGCAAACTAAAGTAAATCCTGGCCAGATTTGAAAAatgcaatctttttttaaatggaaaattgAGTTtaataaagatgttttcttaGAACTGCTGTATTTGTCTTATGTGAACACTTTACACGTGGCCAAGTGTCAACACAGGAAGTTGAACATTTATGGACAAACTGAAAGGTGTGGATCTGGGTGACATTTGTACATATCTGTTCAAGGCAGAAAGGCTAGaccttttttcctcttgaatgatgaaaaaaatgatacaagaATTTGAGCCTTGCTTTATCCAatgtttaggtttttgttgtggaaatgtgcaaattagcagatttttttttttatttaatgcatctttgcttattttaaacacacttttaaaaaaaaaacaacaaacaaacctgattttaaaaaaaattgtaatgtaATTAATCAGCTGGGGAGGTTTCATGGTGTTATCAGTTAAAAGTTTGACCCTATTCACCTGAAGTGTCTCCccttaattaattttaaatgcagtaagtgtcctgtcctgtcctgttatactttaaattgaattattttaggGGGGGACAAAACAAATCTGTgccataaataaaacaacttggACATTTCATATTTACTGAGCATCCAATGAACACAAtttaatatatacaaataaaaaaaaaatgaatatctgTCCACAACACACAAATTTGGAAATCTTGATCAGGATTTGTATTTGAGACAAATTTACTAAATGTTTTACGTTTCACCTGGTAACTAATTGCAACTAATTGGCACCACCTGCGACATAAAGGTGACTGTCTtttgggtaaaaacaaaaatatcaaatctttatttgtttcacaAATGACAAGCAGTCAAATGAACGGGGTCTCTCAGTCATCCAGCAGGGGGCGCtagctgttagctgctagcaTAAACGTTGACGCAGCtctttatttttgactttttcctttattttgacagcatgtGAAGTCGCTGGTTCACTGCCTCTCTTGACTCGAGCTGCGTAATTGAACAGAAAAGTCAACCATGAGCTACAATGAAGGACATTGTGTCGTGAGTTTTCTGTCACATTGGCTCTCTTCCACATAATTCACTTTGTCGACAAAAGTTGTCAACGTGTCCCCATGTCTCTCCTCAAACAGAGGTCCAGGCGG from Plectropomus leopardus isolate mb unplaced genomic scaffold, YSFRI_Pleo_2.0 unplaced_scaffold28710, whole genome shotgun sequence harbors:
- the LOC121938177 gene encoding zona pellucida sperm-binding protein 4-like: MRDHETSEVQSSTVKTCPFSNTEFILCSTDGRMTVVADLSLAIPSGGNPARTNLVDKYCGPKETDNTRALFSFPLNSCGTTVKLGRENVTYQNEIFYSKKYLNMNKLVSDDASERVIIQCTYPLAGLHRLFSVYRFESDSDGFGSIIHTSQPTSGFDISIIKPTAALTTTPARRPVSFLPAVHPPARYIKVSRFRNLPRRIGAKGPSQTKVNPGQI